The proteins below come from a single Parazoarcus communis genomic window:
- a CDS encoding TetR/AcrR family transcriptional regulator yields the protein MPWEKSFDEDEAVGKAMKVFWQKGFEPASMADLIAGTGITRGSLYNAFGGKEQLFIRALQKYDKENRRALLAELESMDDPVQAIAALFDGIVADTIADTEKKGCFLINTASDLGAQGEEVNRIVRNGLREMEAFFRRSIEVAQARKKIPETLDPAATAKGLMGMIVAIRVLGRGMCDESSLRTIADQAQRLLR from the coding sequence ATGCCCTGGGAAAAGTCGTTCGACGAAGACGAAGCCGTCGGCAAGGCGATGAAGGTGTTCTGGCAGAAGGGCTTTGAGCCCGCGTCCATGGCCGACCTCATCGCCGGGACGGGCATTACCCGCGGCAGCCTGTACAACGCCTTTGGCGGCAAGGAGCAGTTGTTCATCAGGGCGCTGCAGAAGTACGACAAGGAAAACCGCAGGGCACTGCTGGCCGAACTCGAATCCATGGATGATCCGGTGCAGGCCATCGCAGCGCTGTTCGATGGCATCGTCGCCGATACCATTGCGGACACCGAGAAGAAGGGCTGCTTTCTGATCAACACGGCTTCCGATCTTGGCGCGCAAGGCGAAGAGGTCAACCGCATCGTCCGCAACGGGCTGCGAGAAATGGAAGCCTTCTTCCGACGTAGCATCGAAGTCGCGCAGGCGCGCAAGAAAATCCCTGAAACTCTCGATCCCGCGGCGACGGCCAAAGGGCTAATGGGAATGATCGTCGCCATCCGGGTGCTTGGCCGTGGCATGTGTGACGAGTCCTCGCTCAGGACGATTGCCGATCAGGCTCAGCGCTTGTTGCGCTGA
- a CDS encoding carboxymuconolactone decarboxylase family protein translates to MPDFQLHDEATAPEASKPLLAKSKKAFGMIPGLHAVMAEAPGMLEAYQTVHELFVNSSFDSDELTVVWQSINVEHACHYCVPAHTGIAKGMKVDDAITAALRNETPLPNAHLEALRTFTLSVVRNRGNVDERAVQDFLDAGFTRRQILEVVLGVSQKVMSNYTNHLAKTPVDAMFQRFEWRKAA, encoded by the coding sequence ATGCCTGATTTTCAACTTCACGACGAAGCCACCGCACCTGAAGCCAGCAAGCCGCTGCTCGCCAAATCGAAGAAGGCTTTCGGCATGATTCCGGGTCTGCACGCGGTCATGGCGGAGGCGCCGGGGATGCTGGAGGCCTATCAGACGGTTCATGAACTCTTCGTGAACTCCAGCTTTGACAGCGACGAGCTGACCGTGGTGTGGCAGTCGATCAACGTGGAGCATGCCTGCCACTACTGCGTGCCCGCCCACACCGGCATCGCCAAAGGCATGAAGGTGGACGATGCGATCACCGCTGCGCTGCGCAACGAAACGCCCTTGCCCAATGCCCATCTGGAGGCGCTGCGGACCTTCACATTGAGTGTGGTGCGCAACCGTGGCAACGTGGATGAGCGCGCGGTGCAGGACTTCCTGGACGCAGGCTTCACCCGGCGCCAGATTCTTGAGGTGGTGCTCGGCGTCTCGCAGAAGGTGATGTCGAACTACACCAACCACCTGGCGAAGACGCCGGTGGATGCCATGTTTCAGCGCTTCGAGTGGCGCAAGGCGGCCTGA
- the yghU gene encoding glutathione-dependent disulfide-bond oxidoreductase yields MSEATTYVPPAVWTWDAANGGEWAKINRPIAGATHEAALPRGKHPLQLYSMGTPNGQKVTILLEELLALGERGAEYDAHLIRIEQGEQFSTGFVEVNPNSKIPALFDADTGSRVFESGAILLYLAEKFGHFLPKDVAARTEVLNWLFWLQGSAPYLGGGFGHFYAYAPEKFEYPINRFTMEVKRQMDVLDRELAAHRYLGGDEYSIADIATWPWYGNLVLGEAYGAGEFLQVESYMNLRRWAEEILGRPAVQRGRKVNRTWGKPSDQLHERHDASDFELRTQDKLDPESAA; encoded by the coding sequence ATGTCTGAAGCGACCACATACGTACCGCCAGCGGTCTGGACCTGGGATGCCGCGAATGGCGGGGAGTGGGCCAAGATCAATCGACCGATTGCCGGGGCTACGCACGAGGCCGCGCTGCCGCGCGGCAAGCATCCCCTGCAGCTGTATTCGATGGGCACGCCCAATGGGCAGAAGGTCACGATCCTGCTCGAGGAGTTGCTGGCGCTGGGTGAGCGCGGCGCGGAATATGATGCTCATCTGATCCGGATTGAGCAGGGCGAACAGTTTTCGACCGGATTCGTCGAGGTCAATCCAAATTCGAAGATCCCGGCTCTCTTCGATGCCGATACCGGCAGTCGTGTGTTTGAAAGCGGTGCGATTCTCCTTTATCTGGCCGAGAAGTTCGGCCATTTCCTGCCCAAGGATGTGGCTGCGCGCACAGAGGTGCTGAACTGGCTGTTCTGGCTGCAGGGTTCTGCGCCTTACCTTGGCGGCGGCTTCGGGCATTTCTACGCCTATGCGCCCGAGAAGTTCGAATACCCGATCAACCGCTTCACCATGGAGGTGAAGCGCCAGATGGATGTGCTCGACCGTGAGCTGGCCGCGCATCGCTATCTGGGCGGAGACGAATACTCCATCGCCGACATTGCCACATGGCCCTGGTACGGCAATCTGGTGCTGGGTGAAGCCTATGGCGCGGGCGAGTTTCTGCAGGTCGAAAGCTACATGAACCTGCGGCGCTGGGCCGAAGAAATCCTCGGGCGTCCCGCTGTCCAGCGCGGACGCAAGGTCAACCGGACCTGGGGCAAGCCGTCGGATCAGCTGCACGAGCGCCACGACGCATCCGATTTCGAGCTCCGGACCCAGGACAAGCTGGATCCCGAAAGCGCTGCCTGA
- a CDS encoding Tll0287-like domain-containing protein — MRHPLLRALAPVVLTLSASHALADESALLDEARGVASSIPPKLIAVLQDEIAKGGPEGAIGVCRDKAPQMAKAASEKTGWNIRRVSLKNRNPKAVPDAWERTALEAFDRRAAAGEAPATLEKGEVVVEGGVKSYRYMKALPTQALCLSCHGSDTDIAPAVRTKLQALYPDDKATGYTVGEIRGAMTIRRPL, encoded by the coding sequence ATGCGACATCCACTGCTACGCGCCCTTGCTCCCGTGGTGCTGACCCTTTCTGCATCCCACGCCCTGGCGGACGAGTCTGCGTTGCTCGACGAGGCTCGCGGGGTGGCAAGCAGCATTCCACCAAAACTGATCGCCGTGCTGCAGGATGAGATTGCGAAGGGTGGCCCCGAGGGTGCAATCGGAGTCTGCCGCGACAAGGCGCCGCAGATGGCGAAGGCCGCATCGGAGAAAACCGGCTGGAATATCCGCCGTGTGAGTCTCAAGAACCGCAACCCGAAGGCGGTTCCCGACGCCTGGGAGCGCACGGCGCTGGAGGCCTTCGACCGCCGCGCTGCGGCCGGCGAAGCGCCGGCGACGCTGGAGAAGGGCGAAGTCGTCGTCGAGGGTGGGGTAAAGTCCTACCGCTACATGAAGGCCTTGCCTACGCAGGCGCTCTGCCTGTCCTGCCACGGCAGCGACACCGACATCGCCCCGGCGGTCAGGACGAAGCTGCAGGCGCTGTACCCCGACGACAAGGCCACCGGCTACACGGTGGGCGAGATTCGTGGCGCCATGACCATCCGCCGCCCGCTCTGA
- a CDS encoding DsbA family oxidoreductase encodes MTTPTQKLRIDIVSDVVCPWCIIGYRQLANALEVTGTAHEIHWHPFELNPSMPPEGQNLREHVAEKYGSTTEQSEESRVRMTEIGAGLGFEFRFSDDMRMHNTFNVHQLLHWAGLQGRMHELKLGLFAAHFRDRRNLSDDGVLADVAAEVGLERDEALAVLADQRFAVDVREAESGWLNQGIRGVPAMIFNRRHLVTGAQGVDNYTRILAQLAGMPD; translated from the coding sequence ATGACCACTCCGACTCAGAAGCTGCGGATCGACATCGTGTCAGATGTGGTCTGCCCCTGGTGCATCATCGGTTACCGGCAACTGGCCAATGCGCTGGAGGTGACCGGAACGGCGCACGAGATTCACTGGCATCCATTCGAACTGAACCCGTCCATGCCGCCCGAGGGCCAGAACCTGCGCGAACACGTCGCCGAGAAGTACGGATCCACCACGGAACAATCCGAGGAGAGCCGGGTCCGGATGACGGAAATTGGCGCAGGCCTTGGCTTCGAGTTTCGCTTTTCCGACGACATGCGCATGCACAACACCTTCAACGTGCACCAACTGCTGCATTGGGCCGGGCTGCAGGGGCGCATGCATGAGCTGAAACTGGGGCTTTTTGCGGCACACTTCAGGGATCGGCGGAATCTGTCTGATGACGGCGTGCTGGCGGATGTGGCGGCGGAAGTCGGGCTGGAGCGGGACGAAGCGCTGGCGGTTCTTGCCGATCAACGCTTTGCCGTCGATGTGCGCGAGGCCGAAAGTGGCTGGCTGAACCAGGGCATTCGAGGCGTGCCGGCAATGATCTTCAATCGTCGCCACCTTGTGACCGGTGCGCAAGGCGTCGACAACTACACGCGCATTCTGGCGCAGCTGGCCGGGATGCCGGATTGA